A genomic window from Paraburkholderia phytofirmans OLGA172 includes:
- a CDS encoding polysaccharide deacetylase family protein yields the protein MNELSTPPQGGDAAPPRRWPRTGYPAMLPATAAWHVFVLAGWLLAPAAWPWWLAAIFANHAIFTVAGLLPRTTLLGPNWTRLPVGAHNADAIALTIDDGPDPVVTPQVLDLLDAFDVRATFFCIGAKAQRYPELTREIVARGHALENHSQVHVHTFSVTFPGALTREIDAAQRTFEAVSGERPLFFRAPAGLRNLFLEPVLRKLDLRLAAWTRRGYDTRERDPQLVAHRLLNGLAPRDILLLHDGNAALTIEGKPLILAVLPRVIDAARRQHLRFVTLREARIDD from the coding sequence ATGAACGAACTCTCCACGCCGCCACAAGGCGGTGACGCCGCGCCGCCGCGCCGCTGGCCGCGCACCGGCTATCCCGCGATGCTCCCCGCGACCGCCGCCTGGCACGTATTCGTGCTGGCCGGATGGCTGCTGGCGCCCGCCGCGTGGCCGTGGTGGCTGGCCGCGATCTTCGCGAATCACGCTATTTTCACGGTAGCCGGACTGTTGCCGCGCACCACGCTGCTAGGCCCGAACTGGACACGCCTGCCTGTTGGCGCGCACAACGCAGACGCGATCGCACTGACCATCGACGACGGTCCCGATCCGGTCGTCACACCACAGGTGCTCGATCTGCTCGACGCCTTCGACGTGCGCGCCACCTTCTTCTGTATCGGCGCGAAAGCGCAACGTTATCCGGAGCTCACACGCGAAATCGTCGCACGCGGGCATGCGCTGGAAAACCATTCGCAGGTTCACGTGCACACGTTTTCGGTCACGTTTCCGGGCGCGCTCACGCGCGAGATCGACGCGGCGCAGCGCACCTTCGAAGCAGTGAGCGGCGAGCGGCCGCTGTTCTTCCGCGCCCCGGCGGGGTTGCGCAACCTCTTTCTCGAGCCCGTGCTGCGCAAACTCGATTTGCGGCTCGCGGCGTGGACGCGGCGCGGCTACGACACGCGCGAGCGCGATCCGCAATTGGTCGCGCATCGGCTGCTTAACGGCCTTGCGCCGCGCGACATTCTGCTGCTGCACGACGGCAATGCCGCGCTCACCATCGAGGGCAAACCGCTGATCCTTGCCGTCCTGCCGCGCGTGATCGACGCGGCCCGCCGGCAGCACTTGCGCTTCGTTACGCTGCGTGAAGCACGTATCGACGACTGA
- a CDS encoding MFS transporter → MSAANRRAMAAIMLAVALATLDTAIANTALPAIAGDLHAAPAASVWIINAYQLAMVATLLPLAALGDIVGHRRIYIGGIALFTLASLACSLASTLPMLAAARVLQGLGASAIMSVNTALIRYLYPPHRLGRGLGTNALIVGVSFAVGPTVASLILSVAAWPWLFAVNVPLGLLALAFAWPALPHTERGKHNFDPVAALLNVITFAALIFALGEAAQRASTQRVLSAAAVAVVFGVLLIRREAGHPAPMLPVDLFKRPVFALSAVTAVCSFAAQALAFVSLPFYFEDVLHRSQVETGFLMTPWPVVVALAAPLAGSLSDRYPPGLLGAIGLAVMSAGMASLALLPVHPHVLDIGIRMAICGAGFGFFQSPNLKALMASAPPERSGGASGIVATARLLGQTTGAALVALSFGIAGRHGPTLALSAGAFFAGAASLASGLRLFAPSHRAGVHAKASAE, encoded by the coding sequence ATGAGCGCCGCCAACCGCCGCGCGATGGCCGCGATCATGCTCGCGGTCGCGCTCGCCACGCTCGATACCGCGATCGCCAACACTGCCCTGCCCGCCATCGCCGGGGATCTGCACGCCGCGCCCGCGGCGTCGGTGTGGATCATCAACGCCTACCAGCTCGCGATGGTCGCAACACTGCTGCCGCTCGCCGCGCTCGGCGACATCGTCGGGCATCGCAGGATTTATATCGGCGGCATTGCGCTGTTCACGCTGGCGTCGCTAGCGTGCTCGCTCGCGTCGACGCTGCCAATGCTGGCCGCCGCGCGCGTGCTGCAAGGTCTCGGCGCGAGCGCGATCATGAGCGTCAACACGGCGCTGATCCGCTATCTGTATCCGCCGCATCGCCTCGGACGCGGCCTCGGCACTAACGCACTGATCGTCGGCGTGTCGTTTGCGGTCGGGCCGACGGTGGCGTCGCTGATTCTGTCCGTTGCCGCATGGCCGTGGCTGTTCGCGGTCAACGTGCCGCTCGGCCTGCTGGCGCTGGCCTTCGCGTGGCCTGCGCTGCCGCACACCGAGCGCGGCAAGCACAACTTCGACCCGGTTGCGGCGCTCCTCAACGTGATCACCTTCGCCGCGCTGATCTTCGCGCTCGGCGAGGCGGCCCAGCGCGCTTCGACGCAACGGGTGCTGAGTGCGGCCGCGGTCGCCGTGGTGTTCGGCGTATTGCTGATTCGCCGTGAAGCCGGTCACCCGGCGCCGATGCTGCCGGTCGATCTGTTCAAGCGGCCGGTGTTCGCGTTGTCGGCGGTGACCGCGGTGTGTTCGTTCGCCGCGCAAGCGCTGGCGTTCGTGTCGCTGCCTTTCTACTTCGAGGATGTGCTGCATCGCAGCCAGGTCGAGACAGGTTTTCTGATGACGCCGTGGCCCGTGGTGGTCGCGTTGGCCGCGCCGCTGGCGGGCAGTCTGTCCGATCGCTATCCGCCGGGCTTGCTTGGTGCGATCGGCCTTGCGGTGATGTCGGCAGGGATGGCGTCGCTGGCATTGCTGCCGGTGCATCCGCATGTGCTCGACATCGGCATCCGCATGGCGATTTGCGGCGCGGGCTTCGGCTTCTTTCAGTCTCCCAACCTGAAGGCATTGATGGCGAGCGCGCCACCCGAGCGCAGCGGCGGCGCCAGCGGCATCGTCGCGACGGCCCGGCTGCTCGGACAGACCACCGGCGCTGCGCTGGTCGCGCTGAGCTTTGGCATCGCCGGCCGGCACGGACCGACACTCGCGCTCAGCGCCGGCGCCTTCTTTGCCGGCGCGGCGAGCCTCGCGAGCGGACTGCGTCTGTTCGCGCCGTCGCACCGCGCGGGCGTGCACGCGAAAGCGTCGGCGGAATAA
- a CDS encoding DUF938 domain-containing protein, producing MTDFHAALRQRSPSAERNREPILAVLREVLPATGRVLEIASGTGQHAVCFARALPGLDWQPSDLDADARASIAAWVAHEGLANVRAPLALDVHQADWGVDKHDKPDTHDKPDTHDKLDKLDKLDKLDKLDKLDAVVCINMIHISPWSATQALFAGASRRLADGGVLYLYGPYKRGGAHISPSNDAFDQQLRSRDPAWGVRDMEAVVALGASVGLVCDEPIAMPANNFSLVFRKRQDVARV from the coding sequence ATGACTGATTTTCATGCGGCGTTGCGGCAACGTTCGCCGTCCGCCGAACGCAATCGCGAACCGATTCTTGCTGTATTGCGCGAGGTGCTGCCCGCCACCGGCCGCGTGCTGGAAATCGCGAGCGGCACGGGCCAGCACGCTGTCTGCTTCGCCCGCGCGTTGCCTGGGCTTGACTGGCAGCCGAGCGATCTCGATGCGGATGCGCGTGCGTCGATTGCGGCGTGGGTTGCGCACGAAGGGCTGGCGAACGTGCGCGCACCGCTCGCCCTCGACGTGCATCAGGCGGATTGGGGCGTGGATAAGCACGACAAGCCCGATACGCACGACAAGCCCGATACGCACGACAAGCTCGACAAGCTCGACAAGCTCGACAAGCTCGACAAGCTCGACAAGCTCGACGCCGTAGTCTGTATCAACATGATTCACATCTCGCCGTGGAGCGCGACGCAAGCGCTATTCGCCGGCGCGAGCCGCCGTCTGGCCGATGGCGGTGTACTGTATCTGTACGGTCCTTATAAACGCGGCGGCGCGCATATCTCGCCGAGCAACGATGCGTTCGATCAGCAGTTGCGCAGCCGCGACCCCGCGTGGGGCGTGCGCGATATGGAGGCCGTGGTAGCGTTGGGCGCATCGGTCGGACTCGTGTGCGACGAGCCGATCGCGATGCCGGCCAACAATTTCAGTCTCGTGTTCAGGAAACGCCAGGACGTGGCGCGGGTCTGA
- the gndA gene encoding NADP-dependent phosphogluconate dehydrogenase: MGKQAIGVVGLAVMGRNLALNIESRGHAVSVYNRSREKTDELIAEYPDKKLVPAFTLEEFVESLEKPRRILLMVKAGEPTDATIAQLKPLLDKGDILIDGGNTHFTDTIRRNQELAKAGLHFIGTGVSGGEEGALKGPSIMPGGQRDAYDLVAPILTEIAAKAPDGEPCVAYMGPDGAGHFVKMVHNGIEYGDMQLIAESYAVLKQVVGLSNEELAKVYTEWNEGELDSYLIEITSKIFKKKDEETGKDLVDVILDRAAQKGTGKWTSQNALDLGAPLPLITEAVFARVLSSLKDQRVAASKVLEGPVAKPLGAGRDAFIESVRRALYFSKVISYAQGFAQLRAASEEYKWDLDYGGIAKIFRAGCIIRARFLQKITDAYAKDKAIANLLLDPYFRDIAKNYQSALREVVIAAINAGVPVPAFASAVAYFDAYRSERLPANLVQAQRDFFGAHTFERIDKPGSFHANWG, from the coding sequence ATGGGCAAACAGGCAATCGGCGTGGTGGGGCTAGCGGTCATGGGCCGCAATCTGGCGCTCAACATCGAAAGCCGCGGCCATGCGGTGTCGGTGTACAATCGCAGCCGCGAGAAAACCGACGAACTCATCGCCGAATATCCGGACAAGAAGCTGGTGCCGGCCTTCACGTTGGAAGAGTTCGTGGAGTCGTTGGAAAAACCGCGCCGCATTCTGCTGATGGTCAAGGCAGGCGAGCCGACCGACGCCACGATCGCGCAGCTCAAGCCGCTGCTGGACAAGGGCGACATCCTGATCGACGGCGGCAATACGCATTTCACCGACACCATCCGCCGCAATCAGGAACTCGCAAAAGCCGGCCTGCATTTCATCGGCACGGGGGTGTCGGGCGGCGAAGAGGGCGCATTGAAAGGCCCGTCGATCATGCCTGGCGGCCAGCGCGACGCCTATGACCTGGTCGCCCCGATTCTCACCGAAATCGCCGCCAAGGCGCCGGACGGCGAGCCCTGCGTCGCGTACATGGGACCGGACGGCGCGGGCCACTTCGTGAAGATGGTGCACAACGGCATCGAATACGGCGACATGCAACTCATCGCCGAGAGCTACGCGGTGCTCAAGCAGGTGGTCGGTTTGTCGAACGAGGAACTGGCCAAGGTCTACACCGAATGGAATGAGGGCGAGCTCGATAGCTATCTGATCGAAATCACCTCGAAGATCTTCAAGAAGAAAGACGAAGAAACCGGCAAGGATCTGGTCGACGTGATCCTCGACCGCGCCGCACAGAAGGGCACCGGCAAGTGGACCAGCCAGAATGCGCTCGACCTCGGCGCGCCCCTGCCGCTGATTACGGAAGCCGTGTTCGCGCGCGTGCTGTCGTCGCTGAAAGATCAGCGCGTGGCCGCGAGCAAGGTGCTGGAAGGACCGGTGGCGAAGCCGCTCGGTGCCGGGCGTGACGCATTCATCGAGTCAGTGCGCCGCGCGTTGTACTTCAGCAAGGTGATTTCGTATGCGCAAGGTTTCGCGCAACTGCGGGCGGCGTCGGAAGAGTACAAGTGGGATCTGGATTACGGCGGAATCGCGAAGATTTTCCGCGCCGGCTGTATCATCCGCGCCCGCTTCCTGCAGAAAATCACCGACGCCTATGCGAAAGACAAGGCGATCGCCAATCTGCTGCTCGACCCGTACTTCCGCGACATCGCGAAGAACTATCAGTCGGCGTTGCGCGAAGTGGTGATTGCCGCCATCAATGCGGGCGTGCCGGTGCCGGCGTTCGCGTCGGCCGTGGCCTATTTCGACGCGTATCGCTCGGAACGCCTGCCGGCGAACCTGGTGCAGGCACAGCGCGATTTCTTCGGCGCGCATACGTTCGAACGTATCGACAAGCCGGGCAGCTTCCACGCGAACTGGGGTTAA
- a CDS encoding peptidoglycan DD-metalloendopeptidase family protein, which yields MTRQWQFTATRLLISATLGVMFSGCTTMPWESTPFYSSAPSRPTTLATVPVPAGYYRANPGDTLAGIASAYGRKPQEVAAWNGLASNAAVNPGQVLRVAPPMASGSVVTPPVNVAGRNDSATTLGAPGVAQQGVLLWPLRGPILKAFAPGKSNGIVIGGHPGDPVKAAATGRVVYAGTGIEAYGPLIIIKHDDSLITAYGQNSTLLVKEGDAVAQGQTIGEVGVDSRGVASIQFEVRQNGQPVDPLAWLPKSGG from the coding sequence ATGACAAGACAATGGCAATTCACGGCGACCCGGTTGCTGATCTCGGCGACACTCGGCGTGATGTTCAGCGGCTGTACCACGATGCCGTGGGAAAGCACGCCGTTCTACAGCAGCGCGCCGTCCCGTCCGACTACCCTTGCCACTGTCCCTGTGCCGGCCGGTTACTACCGCGCCAATCCGGGCGACACGCTGGCGGGCATCGCGTCGGCGTACGGCCGTAAGCCGCAGGAGGTTGCGGCGTGGAACGGTCTCGCGTCGAATGCGGCCGTCAATCCAGGCCAGGTGCTGCGGGTGGCTCCGCCGATGGCGTCGGGTAGCGTGGTGACCCCCCCGGTCAATGTTGCCGGCCGGAATGATTCGGCTACGACGCTTGGCGCGCCCGGTGTTGCGCAGCAAGGCGTGCTGCTGTGGCCGTTGCGTGGGCCCATCCTGAAAGCCTTTGCGCCGGGCAAGTCGAACGGCATCGTGATCGGCGGCCATCCGGGCGATCCGGTCAAGGCGGCCGCCACCGGACGGGTGGTGTACGCGGGCACGGGGATCGAAGCCTACGGTCCGCTCATCATCATCAAGCACGACGACTCGCTGATCACCGCCTACGGGCAGAACAGCACGCTGCTGGTCAAGGAAGGCGACGCTGTCGCGCAAGGTCAGACCATCGGCGAAGTCGGCGTGGATAGCCGGGGCGTGGCGTCGATCCAGTTCGAAGTGCGCCAGAACGGCCAGCCGGTCGATCCGCTTGCGTGGCTGCCGAAGTCGGGCGGGTAA
- a CDS encoding DUF4148 domain-containing protein encodes MKTLISAVVVAAALVAPVASFAQSNQPVTRAEVRAQLVQLEKAGYNPSGDQINYPANLQAAQARVDAQNGTAQAVNSGYGAPIAGSSQAGRPVSSNDRNSVYFGN; translated from the coding sequence ATGAAGACTCTTATCTCTGCAGTTGTCGTCGCTGCCGCTCTGGTCGCTCCTGTTGCTTCGTTTGCTCAATCGAACCAGCCGGTGACGCGCGCTGAAGTACGCGCTCAACTGGTGCAACTCGAAAAGGCGGGTTACAACCCGAGCGGCGATCAAATCAACTACCCGGCTAACCTGCAAGCCGCACAGGCACGCGTCGACGCACAGAACGGCACCGCTCAAGCAGTGAACAGCGGCTACGGCGCACCGATCGCAGGCAGCTCGCAAGCGGGTCGTCCGGTGAGCAGCAATGACCGCAACTCGGTCTACTTCGGCAACTAA
- a CDS encoding DUF2252 domain-containing protein, with protein MKASTIAEREARGRAAREHSKRSSHRTVGELHRNPIELLKRSSEGRVERLVPLRYGRMSVSPFTFFRGTAIIQAHDLSQIPDTGLTMPICGDGHLMNFGGFATPERQLVFDLNDFDEVATGPFEWDLKRLTASLVVAARHMRLSRGTAEHLVMTAVTEYRDRMAQYAQCGALELWYDRITFDRMAETALSPERRRIVRRGMEKAASRTHENLMEKMADFDGDRWTIRDAPPALFHVLGANTLFTPEETEAFRGANWRKMLERMWGEYLKTMPHDRRELLAHFTVQDIVFKVVGVGSVGTRCMVVLSVDHMGKPLFLQLKEARPSVISQYYKSPAIKHEGERVVQGQRVLQAASDIFLGWANGPLGRHFYFRQLRDMKLSANIELFDTDLLEGYAKLCGWIMARAHGKASGQAIEVSAYIGRGDQFAESLTGYACSYADQVERDYDVFLKACRNGELEARTDEDMAADFRV; from the coding sequence ATGAAAGCCAGCACCATCGCCGAACGGGAGGCCCGTGGCCGTGCCGCCCGTGAGCACTCGAAACGTTCGAGCCATCGCACGGTAGGCGAATTGCATCGCAACCCAATCGAGTTGCTTAAGCGAAGCAGCGAGGGGCGGGTCGAAAGGCTCGTGCCGCTGCGCTACGGGCGCATGTCGGTGTCGCCGTTCACGTTCTTTCGCGGGACCGCGATCATTCAGGCCCATGACCTGAGCCAGATTCCCGACACCGGCCTCACCATGCCGATTTGCGGCGACGGCCATCTGATGAATTTCGGTGGATTCGCGACGCCCGAGCGTCAACTCGTATTCGATCTGAACGACTTCGACGAAGTTGCAACGGGTCCTTTCGAATGGGACCTGAAACGCCTGACCGCGAGCCTCGTGGTCGCCGCGCGCCACATGCGCTTGAGCCGCGGCACGGCGGAGCATCTGGTGATGACCGCCGTCACCGAATACCGCGACCGCATGGCGCAGTATGCGCAGTGCGGCGCGCTCGAGCTCTGGTACGACCGCATCACCTTCGACCGCATGGCGGAAACCGCACTGAGCCCCGAACGCCGCCGCATCGTGCGGCGCGGCATGGAAAAGGCCGCGAGCCGTACTCACGAAAACCTGATGGAAAAGATGGCCGATTTCGACGGCGACCGCTGGACGATCCGCGACGCGCCGCCGGCGCTGTTTCACGTGCTGGGCGCGAACACGCTGTTCACGCCGGAAGAAACCGAAGCATTCAGGGGCGCCAACTGGCGCAAGATGCTCGAACGCATGTGGGGCGAGTATCTGAAGACGATGCCGCACGACCGGCGCGAGTTGCTCGCCCATTTCACCGTGCAGGATATCGTGTTCAAAGTGGTGGGCGTTGGCAGCGTCGGCACTCGCTGTATGGTTGTGCTAAGCGTGGATCACATGGGCAAGCCTTTGTTTCTGCAACTCAAGGAGGCGCGGCCGTCGGTGATCTCCCAGTACTACAAGTCGCCGGCCATCAAGCACGAGGGCGAGCGCGTCGTGCAAGGGCAGCGCGTGTTGCAAGCCGCGAGCGACATCTTTCTCGGCTGGGCGAACGGTCCGTTAGGGCGCCATTTCTACTTCCGGCAACTGCGCGACATGAAACTGTCGGCGAACATCGAGTTGTTCGATACCGACCTGCTGGAAGGTTACGCGAAACTTTGCGGCTGGATCATGGCGCGCGCGCATGGCAAGGCGAGCGGCCAGGCGATCGAAGTCAGCGCGTATATCGGCCGCGGCGATCAGTTCGCGGAATCGCTCACCGGCTATGCCTGCAGCTACGCGGACCAGGTGGAACGTGACTACGACGTGTTCCTGAAAGCTTGCCGAAACGGCGAGCTCGAGGCGCGCACGGACGAAGACATGGCGGCGGATTTCCGCGTGTAA
- a CDS encoding SDR family oxidoreductase, producing MTGTGTKKVALVTGAGSGIGRACALKMLEHGYSVVLAGRRQAPLDAVVEEAQQLGGDALAVACDVTDAGSVAALFDTIRARRGRLDVLFNNAGRNGSPVDIDELDIDEWRSVVDTNLTGVFLCTRAAFGLMKTQTPRGGRIINNGSISAHAPRPNSIAYTATKHAITGITKAVSLDGRQYDIVCGQIDIGNAATEMAERMARGVPQANGEIAVEPLMDVQHVADAVLHMAELPLSANVQFMTIMASKMPFVGRG from the coding sequence GTGACAGGAACGGGAACCAAGAAAGTGGCGCTGGTGACGGGCGCGGGCAGCGGCATCGGCCGGGCTTGCGCGCTCAAGATGCTGGAACATGGCTATAGCGTTGTCCTCGCCGGCCGTCGCCAGGCGCCGCTCGACGCCGTGGTCGAAGAAGCGCAGCAACTGGGTGGCGACGCGCTCGCCGTGGCCTGCGACGTGACGGATGCCGGCAGCGTCGCCGCGCTGTTCGACACGATCCGTGCGCGGCGCGGCCGGCTCGACGTGCTGTTCAATAACGCAGGCCGCAACGGCTCCCCAGTCGATATCGACGAACTCGATATCGACGAATGGCGCTCGGTGGTCGACACCAATCTCACCGGCGTGTTTCTTTGCACACGTGCCGCATTCGGTCTGATGAAAACGCAGACGCCGCGAGGCGGCCGCATCATCAACAACGGCTCGATTTCCGCGCATGCACCGCGGCCGAACAGCATTGCCTACACGGCGACCAAGCACGCGATTACCGGCATCACGAAAGCCGTTTCGCTCGACGGCCGCCAATACGACATCGTGTGCGGGCAGATCGACATCGGCAATGCCGCAACGGAAATGGCGGAGCGGATGGCGCGCGGCGTGCCGCAGGCGAACGGCGAAATTGCGGTCGAGCCGTTGATGGACGTGCAGCACGTTGCCGACGCGGTGCTGCATATGGCGGAATTGCCGCTGTCGGCGAATGTGCAGTTCATGACTATCATGGCGAGCAAGATGCCGTTCGTCGGCAGGGGCTGA
- a CDS encoding NAD-dependent protein deacetylase, with amino-acid sequence MTNPQPTHIEPFNESHTLDDLHTFVQRYPRLFVLTGAGISTDSGIPGYRDDNGAWKRSPPITLQEFLGTAAMRQRYWARSMVGWPVVADAQPNAAHTALARLEAAGHVPTLVTQNVDGLHQRAGSREVIELHGGIDAVTCLDCGLQHSRASIQQTLEADNPALLNVTAETAADGDAHLEWHDIESFRIPACTNCGGLLKPAVVFFGESVPRERVEAASQALDAADAVLVVGSSLMVYSGYRFCVWAQKQGKPIVAINLGRTRADALLSLKIAAPCADTLTALAGRLALD; translated from the coding sequence ATGACCAACCCTCAACCCACGCACATCGAACCGTTCAACGAATCGCACACGCTGGACGACCTGCATACCTTCGTGCAGCGTTATCCGCGTCTGTTCGTGCTGACCGGCGCGGGCATCAGCACCGACTCCGGCATTCCCGGCTATCGCGACGACAATGGCGCGTGGAAGCGTTCGCCGCCGATCACGCTGCAGGAATTTCTCGGCACGGCCGCGATGCGCCAGCGCTATTGGGCACGCAGCATGGTCGGCTGGCCGGTGGTGGCCGACGCGCAGCCGAATGCCGCGCATACCGCATTGGCCCGGCTCGAAGCCGCGGGACATGTGCCGACGCTCGTCACGCAGAACGTCGACGGTTTGCATCAACGGGCGGGCAGCCGCGAGGTGATCGAACTGCATGGCGGCATCGACGCCGTGACGTGTCTGGACTGCGGGTTGCAGCATTCGCGCGCGTCGATCCAGCAGACGCTCGAAGCCGACAATCCCGCGTTGCTGAACGTCACCGCCGAAACCGCCGCCGACGGCGACGCGCATCTGGAGTGGCACGATATCGAATCATTCCGCATTCCGGCGTGCACGAACTGCGGCGGTTTGCTGAAGCCCGCGGTGGTGTTCTTCGGCGAAAGCGTGCCGCGCGAGCGTGTCGAAGCGGCTTCGCAGGCGCTCGATGCGGCGGACGCAGTGCTGGTGGTCGGCTCGTCGCTGATGGTTTATTCGGGCTACCGTTTCTGCGTGTGGGCGCAGAAGCAGGGCAAGCCGATCGTCGCGATCAATCTCGGGCGCACGCGCGCCGATGCGCTGCTGTCGCTGAAAATCGCCGCACCCTGCGCCGATACCCTGACCGCGCTCGCGGGCCGTCTGGCGCTGGACTGA
- a CDS encoding oxidoreductase-like domain-containing protein: MPRASPKDDLQPVPPVQPDLDDCCHSGCNPCIFDLYDEAFERYRSALAEWQARQVARAVQTVQTVRTAHARQSKSRTRR; the protein is encoded by the coding sequence GTGCCCCGTGCCTCGCCCAAGGACGACCTGCAGCCGGTGCCGCCCGTGCAGCCCGACCTCGACGATTGTTGTCATAGTGGCTGCAATCCGTGCATCTTCGACCTCTACGATGAAGCGTTCGAGCGCTATCGATCAGCGCTCGCCGAGTGGCAGGCGCGGCAGGTGGCGCGAGCGGTGCAAACGGTGCAAACGGTGCGCACGGCACATGCGCGGCAGAGCAAATCGCGCACGCGCCGCTGA
- the ltaE gene encoding low-specificity L-threonine aldolase has protein sequence MIDLRSDTVTRPTPAMLAAMSAAEVGDDVWGDDPTVLRLQAAVAESAGKEAGLFFPSGTQSNLAALMAHCARGDEYIVGQLAHTYKYEGGGAAVLGSIQPQPLENAADGSIPLEKIAAAIKPIDNHFARTRLLALENTIGGKVLPAAYVDEAVQLARQRGLSAHLDGARVYNAAVASGKPVAALCEPFDSISICFSKGLGAPVGSVLVGSQTLIEVAHRWRKVLGGGMRQAGVLAAACLYALDHNVERLADDHANAAHLAAGLEAIDPVKVQSIATNMVFAQFPQQHCAPLEAWLKERGILTQMLYASRFVTHKDVSRADIDTFIAAVKGYFAAR, from the coding sequence ATGATCGATTTGCGCAGCGACACCGTAACCCGTCCGACTCCGGCCATGCTCGCGGCGATGTCAGCCGCCGAAGTGGGCGACGACGTCTGGGGCGACGACCCAACCGTGCTGCGCCTGCAAGCAGCGGTCGCGGAGAGCGCCGGCAAGGAAGCAGGCCTGTTCTTCCCGAGCGGCACGCAAAGCAATCTGGCGGCGTTGATGGCGCATTGCGCGCGCGGCGACGAATATATCGTCGGCCAGTTGGCGCACACCTATAAGTACGAAGGCGGCGGCGCAGCGGTGCTCGGCAGCATTCAGCCGCAGCCGCTCGAGAATGCCGCCGACGGTTCGATCCCGCTCGAGAAGATCGCCGCAGCGATCAAGCCGATCGACAACCACTTCGCGCGCACCCGGCTGCTGGCGTTGGAAAATACCATCGGCGGCAAGGTGCTGCCGGCGGCATATGTCGACGAGGCGGTGCAGTTGGCGCGTCAGCGCGGGTTGTCGGCGCACCTCGACGGCGCGCGGGTCTACAACGCGGCGGTTGCTTCGGGTAAGCCGGTCGCGGCGCTGTGCGAACCGTTCGATTCGATCTCGATCTGTTTTTCGAAGGGCCTGGGCGCGCCGGTCGGCTCGGTATTGGTCGGCAGCCAGACGCTGATCGAGGTGGCGCATCGCTGGCGCAAGGTGCTGGGCGGCGGGATGCGCCAGGCCGGCGTGCTGGCGGCGGCTTGCCTGTACGCGCTGGATCACAACGTCGAGCGTCTTGCCGACGATCACGCGAATGCCGCGCATCTGGCGGCCGGTCTGGAAGCGATCGACCCGGTCAAGGTGCAGTCGATCGCGACCAACATGGTGTTCGCGCAGTTTCCGCAGCAGCATTGCGCGCCGCTCGAAGCGTGGCTCAAGGAGCGCGGCATCCTCACGCAGATGCTCTATGCGTCGCGCTTCGTCACGCATAAGGATGTGTCGCGTGCGGATATCGATACGTTTATCGCCGCGGTGAAGGGGTATTTCGCCGCGCGGTGA